In Ruegeria sp. YS9, the genomic window TGGTCCTTCACAACGCCCTGGCACTGGGGGGCGGTTGGGTTGTGGCCACTCTGACCCGGCTGTCCCCCTTCGATCGCCGCGCCATCACCATCGAAACCGGCATTCAGAATTCCGGCCTTGGGCTGGTGCTGATCTTTGCCTTCTTCCACGGGCTGGGCGGCATGGCTGTCGTGGCCGCGTTCTGGGGAATCTGGCACGCGATCTCGGGGATTGCTCTGGCGTCGGTCATGGCCCGAACCGAGGCCGCGCGATGACCCGTATCCTGATCACAGGTGCCGCCGGGTTGGTCGGGCAGGCGCTGCTCCCCGAACTTCAGGGGCACGAGGTTTTTGCCACGGATATCAAACGCCCCGACAGCATGCCGGAAAACGTCCACTATCTGCCCATGGATGTGACAACCGACGCCCCCGCGCGCGTGATCTGCAACGTAAAGCCTGAAGTCATTGTGCATCTGGCCTCCATCGTGACGCCTCCGCCCAAAATGGAGCGGGCGGCGGCATATGCCGTTGATGTCGAGGGCACCCGCAAGGTGGTGAACGCAGCCCTAGCCAACGGGGTGCGCCGGTTGGTCGTCACATCCTCGGGTGCGGCCTACGGCTATCACGCGGACAACCCCGTGCCCCTGCGCGAGGATGATCCGCTGCGCGGCAACCCCGAGTTCCCGTATTCCGATCACAAAAGGCAGGTCGAAGAGATGCTGGCCGAGGTTCGCAGAGCCGCCCCCGATCTGGAACAGGTCGTGCTGCGCGTGGGCACGGTTCTGGGGGCCGGGTCCGAAAACCAGATCACCGCCCTGTTTCACAAACCCCGCCTGCTGGCCGTGGTCGGCAGCGAAAGCCCGTTTGTGTTCATTTGGACGCATGATCTGGCACGCATCCTTCAGCGCGCGGCAACCGACGGGCCGGTTGGCGTTTACAATGTCGCCGGGGACGGCGCGATGGGTGTGACCGATCTGGCCCGCGCCATGGGAAAACCGGTTCTGCGCCTGCCCGCTTGGGCGCTGAAATCGGCTTTGGCCGCTGCGCGTCCGCTGGGTCTGTCCCGTTATGGGCCGGAACAGGTGCGATTTCTGCAATATCGACCGGTTCTGGACAACACTGCCCTGAAATCCGACTTCGGTTACACACCCGAAAAAACCAGCGCCCAGGTATTCGCGCTCTGGCAAAAGCAGGCGGGGCTATGAAGACGGCTGTCATATCCGGCGGGGCGGGCGGTTTGGGGCGGGCCCTCAGCCGTGCTCTGCAAAGTCGCGGGTGGCGGGTGGTGCTGCTGGATCTCGATGTTTCAGGTCTGGACGCCGGGTCGAACCAGCTTCCAATAGCGTGTGATCTGACGGACCCCGCGCAGCTTGCCAGCGCGTGCCAAAGGGCGATCACGACCTGCGACAGTATAGATCTGGTCATCTACAACGCCGGCGTCACGCAAATCCGGGGCTTTGAAAAGTCAGACGCGGCCAGCCACCGAACACTGTTTGACATCAACTACTTTGCGGCCGTCGAAATGGCCCGCGCATTCTTGCACCCGGTTCGGGCGTCAAAGGGGACACATCTGGCCATCTCATCGGTTGCCGGGTTTGCTCCGCTTTACCATCGGACGGCCTATGCTGCCTCGAAACACGCGTTGGAAGGGTTCTTCAAATCGCTGCGCTCGGAAGAAGCCCCTCATGGCGTTCAGGTCCAGATCGCTGCGCCGTCCTTTGTGGCAACCAACCCCGGCAATGCGCAAGAGCAAGCGGATGGCACAGCCCGGCCCGGATCGGCGAAGGACGGGATGGACGAGATGAGCCCCGAGGCCGCCGCTGAAACGATCCTGCGCGGGCTGGAAAAATCGCTGCCCATGATCCCGGTTGGCCGCGTGGCGCGCCTGTCCTGGTGGCTCAACCGCCTTTCGCCACGCCTGTATCAGCGCATGATGGAGCGCAACATGCGCGGCGCGGGGCACTAAAAAACTGCCCCAGGCCCTTGACCTTCCCGTCACTGGAACCCCCATCTGGTGAGCAAGGAAATTTCAGGGGCGAGTCGCATGGCGCAAAAAGCACTGACAGAGCTGAAAATCACGGGCATGGGATGCGCATCCTGTGTGGGCCGCGTTGAAGAGGCGCTGCGTGATGTGCCCGGGGTTGAAACGGCCTCGGTCAACTTTGCAACCAAGTCCGCACAGTTGGCTTTTGACGGGCCGGTTTCGGCGCTGACCAAAGCATTGGACGCGGCAGGGTATCCGGCCGAGACCAGCCGGGTGGATCTGAGCATTGAAGGCATGAACTGCGCCTCGTGCGTGGCCAAGATCGAGCGCGCGCTGACGGCCAGCCCCGGTGTGATCGAAGCACAGGTCAATCTGGCGACTCAAACTGCCGCGGTGACTTACGCTGCCGGGGCAACAACGCCAGAGGCGCTGGCGCAGGTGGTCACCGGCACCGGATACCCGGCGCGGCTACAAGGCGCTTCGAAACCTGAAAACCGCGAAGATGCCGAAATTCAAAGGTTGACCCGGACCACTATATTGGCCGCCGTACTCGCCCTGCCTGTGTTCGTTCTTGAGATGGGCGGGCACATGATTCCCGCTTTCCATCACTGGGTTCACGCCACCATCGGCGCGCAGAACAGCCAGTTGATTCAGTTCGCCCTGACATCGGCCCTGCTGCTGGGGCCCGGTCGCGTGTTCTATCGCAAGGGCATCCCGTCGTTGCTGTGGGGCACGCCGGATATGAACGCGCTGGTCGCGCTGGGAACCGGTGCGGCCTATCTGTATTCGGTCGTGGCCACATTCGCCCCCGGCGCGTTACCGCAAGGTACAGCCAATGTCTATTTCGAGGCGGCGGCCGTGATTGTCGTTCTGATCCTTCTGGGCCGTCTGATGGAGGCGCGCGCCAAGGGCAAAACCGGGGCCGCGATCCGTAAACTGGCGGGCCATCAACCCAAAAGCGCGCGGATCGAAGTCGATGGCCGGATGGAAGACCGTGCTATCGCCGAGATTGCGGTGGGCGACATCCTGCACATCCGCCCGGGCGAACGTGTGCCGGTGGATGCCGAAGTGCTCGAGGGCACCTCGTACGTGGATGAAAGCATGATCACGGGCGAGCCGATACCGGTTGGCAAATCAGCCGGTGCAACGGTTGTCGGGGGAACCGTGAATGGCACCGGCGCCTTGCGGGTTCGTGCGACGCGCGTCGGGGGTGACACCGTGCTGGCGCAGGTCATCCGCATGGTACAGCAGGCGCAGGGGGCCAAGCTGCCGATCCAGGGCCTGGTCGATCGGATTACATATCGCTTTGTCCCGGCGGTCATCCTGGTCGCCATGATCACCGTCGCAGCCTGGCTGATTTTCGGCCCAAGACCGGCCCTGCCGCTGGCGCTTGTCGCTGGTGTTTCGGTGCTGATCATAGCCTGCCCTTGTGCCATGGGGCTGGCCACGCCGACCTCGATCATGGTCGGCACCGGGCGAGCAGCCGAACTGGGGGTTCTGTTCCGCAAGGGCGATGCCCTGCAACAGCTTCAGCAGGCACGCGTCATCGCTCTGGACAAGACCGGGACCCTGACTCTGGGCCGTCCGGAACTGGTCAGTGTTTTGACGGCGAACGGATTTGACAGGGATGAGGTTGTGCGGCTGGCCGCCGCCCTCGAGGCGCGGTCGGAACACCCAATAGCTTCGGCGATCACCCGGGCCGGGCCTGCGACGCTGCCAGAGGCGACGGACGTCCTGTCGATTACCGGGCTTGGCATGCAGGGGCTGGTTGAAGGCCGGAACGTGTTGATCGGGTCGCACCGGCTTATGCAACAACGCGGGATCGACCTTGGACCCCTGGCAAGCGAGGCAGAGGCCCGCGCCGCCGAAGGGGCAACACCATTGTTCGTCGCATTGGATGGACAGGCCGCGGCCACGTTGTCGGTGTCCGACCCGGTCAAACCCGGCACCGAAGAGGCGCTGGAGCGGCTCCACCAAATGGGTCTGACCGTGGCCATGGTCACCGGAGACAACGCGCGCACCGCGCAGGCCTTGGCTGATCGGTTGGGGATCGATCACGTCACCGCCGAAGTGCTGCCCGACGGCAAGGTGGATGCGGTCACCGCCTTGCGGGACCAGTTCGGAACGCTGGCTTTCGTCGGCGACGGCATAAACGACGCCCCGGCGCTGGCAACGGCTGATATCGGCATCGCCATCGGGACGGGCACGGATGTAGCCATCGAAACGGCCGATGTCGTCCTGATGTCCGGTGATCTGCGCGGGGTTGCAAATGCGACCGAGATCAGCCGCCGGACAATGCGGAACATTCGCCAGAACCTGGGATGGGCGTTTGGTTACAACGTCCTGCTGATCCCCGTCGCTGCTGGCGCCCTTTACCCGTTCGGTGGCCATCTGTTGTCTCCGGCATTGGCGGCTGGTGCGATGGCGCTGTCCAGTGTCTTTGTCGTCTCGAACGCGCTGCGCCTGCGTCGCGTCCGAGCCAGCGTGCCGGAAACACCGATCCCGCCCGCCAAGGAGGTGCATGCATGAATATCGGAGATGTGTCCGCCCGCACCGGCCTGCCTGCCAAGACAATCCGGTATTATGAAGATATCAACCTCATCAAACCGCTGCGCGATGACAACGGCTATCGCCGGTTTCGCGATCAGGACGTGCACAAGCTGAACTTTCTGGGCCGCGCCCGGGCGCTTGGGTTCACCATCGAGGATTGCCGGACATTGCTGGCGCTTTACGAGGATGAAACCCGCGCCAGCGCAGATGTGAAACAGGTCGCGCGGGATCATCTGGCGCAGATCGAAGCCAAGATCGCCGACCTGAACGCGATGCGCGAGACGCTGAGCCACCTGATCGACGCCTGCGCCGGGGATGACCGGCCTGATTGCCCGATCCTGCGGGATCTGGGCGGGAAAGGCTGACTTGGGGTTGCCCTTTGGGCGCAGCTTTGCTTTGTCTTCGCCAAACATTTCGGCCAGGCATCCACCGCTGAAGCCGACCGAACAGCGGAGAGGATCACAAAATGGCAAAAGTCGCGTTCCTTGGCCTGGGTGTCATGGGCTATCCAATGGCTGGGCATCTTCAGGCCGCAGGTCATGACGTTACTGTCTACAACCGCACGGCCGCCAAGGCCGAAGCCTGGGTAAAGCAGCATGGCGGGTCGATGGCGGCCACCCCGAAAGACGCGGCTGAAGGGGCCGAGTTCGTGATGGCCTGCGTCGGCAATGACGACGATCTGCGCATGGTTTGCACCGGCGGCGACGGCGCATTTCACGGCATGTCCAGCGGGGCTGTTTTCGTCGACCACACGACGGTGTCAGCAAAGGTCACGCGGGAATTGTACTCTGCCGGCCAATCACGGGGTATAGCCTTTGTGGACGCGCCGATCTCGGGCGGTCAGGCAGGCGCTGAAAACGGTGTTCTGTCAATCATGTGCGGCGGAGATCAGGCGGCCTATGATGCGGCTGAACCGGTGATGCAGGTCTATGCAAAGATCTGCCGCCGGATCGGGGACAGCGGCGCGGGCCAGATGACCAAGATGTGCAACCAGATCGCCATCGCTGGGTTGGTTCAGGGTCTCAGCGAAGCGTTGCACTTTGCCGAAAAGGCAGGGCTGGACGGACGCGCGGTGGTCGAGGTGATCAGCCAGGGAGCGGCGGGGAGCTGGCAGATGGCAAACCGGTATGAGACCATGCTGGATGATCAGTTTGAACATGGCTTTGCCGTCGACTGGATGCGCAAGGATCTGGGTATCTGTCTGGATACCGCCGATGAAACCGGCGCGTCCCTGCCCGTCACCGCTCTGGTCGATCAGTTTTACAAGGATGTACAGAAACTGGGTGGTGGCCGCTGGGACACCTCGTCGTTGATCAAGCGCCTGCGGGCCATGGGGTAAGGCGGGGGGCTGTCTGCCCCCCATCGCGCCAAGGCGCGATTCCCCCCGAGGATATTTTGGCCAGATGAAGAGGGCTCCGGCGCGATCGGGGCGGAGACGGGATGGACGATTTGAATGCTTTTTGGACGGCCGCGCTGCGGCAGCTCTGGGGGCTGGACGCCCGTTTGACGCGGTTGGATGGTGAATATGACCTGAACTTTCTGGTGCAGGCCACCAATGGTCAGGATTATGTGCTGAAAGCCATGCGGGCCGGATGCGATGCGGATCTGGTTGATCTTCAGATCAAGGCGCTGGCGCATATCTCTTCAGAGGCACCGGGGTTGCCGTTTCCCAAGGTGTTCCCCGATTTGGCCGGCGCAACGCTGCCCGAGATCGCCGATTCTGAAGGGCAGCGCAGGCTGGTTTGGCTGTTGGAGTGCCTGCCGGGGCAATGTTACGCGAAGGCCGCCCCAAAATCCGAAGAGCTGATCCTGAAACTGGGGCGCGTATTGGGGGCGACCGCCCGGGCCCTGGAAGGGTTTGAGCATGCGGGATTGCACCGGGCCGGTTTCAAATGGGATCTGATGCAGGCGGGCTGGATTGCTGACAAGTTAAACGCTATCCCTGACCCCGCGCGACGGGCACTGCTGACGGAAATCTGTGAGGGGTTCGCTGCAATCGCGGATGTCCTTGCGGACCTGCCGAAACAGGCCATCCACAATGACGCCAATGACTACAACATTCTGGTCGAAGGGGAACTGGGCGAGCGGCGGCGTATCTCGGGCCTGATCGATCTGGGTGACATGTGCGCCGCGCCGCGCATCTGCGATCTGGCGATTGCCGGCGCGTATGTCGTGCTGGATCACCCCAAGCCGGAACGGGCACTGGCTGCTCTGGTAAAGGGCTATCACGCGGCCAACCGGCTGCGGGCGGATGAGGTTGACCTGATCTGGCCGTTGCTGAGGATGCGGCTTGCCGTGTCGGTCGTCAACTCGACCCTGATGGCGGCCGAGAACCCGGATGATCCCTATGTGACGATCTCTCAGGCGCCTGCCTGGCGGTTCCTTGAGAACACATCCGTCAATGGCGGGCTGATGTCGGCGCGGTTGCGGGCAGCTTGCGGCTTGCCGGTTGTCGATGGGGCTGAACGCATCCACGCCTATCTTCAGGAACACCGTGGACATTTTGCCGACATGTTCGGCCAGGATCTGAGCGATGTGCCCATGGGCTCGCTTTCGGTCGAAAACTGCGTCTGGCCCCAAGACCCGTTCCACATGCCTTTGGCCGAGGCTGCGCGGGTTGGCGAGGAATATGGTGAGGGGTTGTGGCTGGGTTACTATAACGAGCCCCGCCTGATCTATGCCGAGCCGGGGTTCCGCAAGGGCCCCTGGAAAGCCTCGGACAGGCGGACGGTGCATTTGGCGGTGGATGTGTTTGCGCGTGCCGGGACGGTTCTGCATGCACCGATGAGCGGGCGGGTCGAAGTGGTCGAGAACCGCGACCAGCACCTTGATTACGGCGGCGTGATCATCCTGCATCACGAAACGCCCGAAGGCGACCCGTTCTATACGCTCTATGGCCATCTGGACCCGGAATGCTGCGACCGGCTGAAACCTGGGGACCCGGTGGCACAGGGAGCCGCGTTTGCCAGGTTGGGAGATGCCAGCCAGAATGGCGGATGGGCTCCGCATGTGCATTTCCAACTGGCGCTCACCACTGATGGCATGAGAGCGGACTGGCCCGGCGTCGGCGATCCGGACGAGATGGAGCTGTGGCACGCGGTCTGCCCGAACCCGGCGGCGTTGCTGAACCTGCCGGATGACAAGGTGTTCTATCACCCTACGGATAAAACGGAAATCCTGAACAAACGGCGGGCGCATTTCGGGGGCAACCTGTCCCTGACCTATGACGATCCGGTCATGCTGGTGCGCGGCTGGAAGCATCACCTGTTCGACGAATGGGGACGCCCCTATCTGGACGCCTACAACAACGTCCCGCATGTGGGCCATGCCCATCCGCGCATTCAGGCCGTGGCTGCGGATCAGCTAAGGCGCATGAACTCGAACACCCGCTATCTGCATCCGGCACAGGTGGAATTTGCCGACAAGATCCTGTCCAAGCTGCCGGATCACCTACAGGTCTGCTTTTTCGTCAACTCGGGAACCGAGGCCAACGAACTGGCCCTGCGGCTGGCCCGCGCCCATACCGGCGCAAAGGGGATCGTGACGCCGGATCACGGCTATCACGGCAACACGAACGCTGCGGTGGCGATCTCGGCCTACAAATTCAACAAACCGGGCGGCATCGGGAAAGCCGACTGGGTTGAACTGGTCGAGGTTGCGGATGACTATCGCGGGTCATTCAAGCGAGATGATGCGGACCGGGCGCAAAGATTTGCTGATCTTGTCGATCCGGCGATTGCGGCCCTTCGGGACCGGGGACAGGGCGTGGCCGGTTTCATCGCGGAAACCTTCCCGTCCGTCGGCGGACAGATCATTCCGCCCAAGGGCTATCTGCCTGCGGTTTACGAAAAAATCCGGGCTGCCGGCGGCGTTTGCATCGCCGATGAGGTGCAGACAGGTCTGGGACGACTGGGCGAATACTATTTTGGCTTCGAACACCAGGGCGCGGTTCCGGATATCGTGGTGATGGGCAAGCCAATCGGCAACGGGCACCCGCTGGGCGTGCTGGTGACGACCACAGAGATCGCGGACAGCTTCAACAACGGGATCGAGTTCTTTTCGACCTTTGGCGGCTCGACCCTGTCCTGCCGGATCGGCAAAGAGGTGCTGGATATCGTTGACGACGAAGGCTTGCAGGACAATGCCCGCCTGATGGGGGATCGCCTGATGGCGGGGCTGCGCCAGATCGAAACCGACTTTGGTTGCGTTGGCGACGTGCGGGGTATGGGGCTGTTTCTCGGCGTGGAACTGATCAACCCCGACGGAAGCGAAGGCACCGAGATTTGCAGCTATGTCAAAAACCGGATGCGCGATCATCGCATCCTGATCGGCAGCGAGGGACCCAAGGACAACATCCTGAAGATTCGCCCGCCCCTGACCATCGAGGCCGAGGATGTTGACATGATCCTGTGGGCGCTGCGGGATGTGTTGTCCGAAGTGGGTGACTTCACCCCTGCCCTTGTGTGCGATCATGACCATCACCATGCCGGATGCGGGTGCTGCTGAACGAAAAAACCCCGGCGCATCGCCGGGGTTTGGCCGTTCAACACTCAGGGTCAGTGGAGCACGGCCGAGGGGGTCTGGTGGCCGGTGATCGGCATTTCGAAACCAGCCG contains:
- a CDS encoding SDR family oxidoreductase, with the protein product MTRILITGAAGLVGQALLPELQGHEVFATDIKRPDSMPENVHYLPMDVTTDAPARVICNVKPEVIVHLASIVTPPPKMERAAAYAVDVEGTRKVVNAALANGVRRLVVTSSGAAYGYHADNPVPLREDDPLRGNPEFPYSDHKRQVEEMLAEVRRAAPDLEQVVLRVGTVLGAGSENQITALFHKPRLLAVVGSESPFVFIWTHDLARILQRAATDGPVGVYNVAGDGAMGVTDLARAMGKPVLRLPAWALKSALAAARPLGLSRYGPEQVRFLQYRPVLDNTALKSDFGYTPEKTSAQVFALWQKQAGL
- a CDS encoding SDR family oxidoreductase — its product is MKTAVISGGAGGLGRALSRALQSRGWRVVLLDLDVSGLDAGSNQLPIACDLTDPAQLASACQRAITTCDSIDLVIYNAGVTQIRGFEKSDAASHRTLFDINYFAAVEMARAFLHPVRASKGTHLAISSVAGFAPLYHRTAYAASKHALEGFFKSLRSEEAPHGVQVQIAAPSFVATNPGNAQEQADGTARPGSAKDGMDEMSPEAAAETILRGLEKSLPMIPVGRVARLSWWLNRLSPRLYQRMMERNMRGAGH
- a CDS encoding heavy metal translocating P-type ATPase — encoded protein: MAQKALTELKITGMGCASCVGRVEEALRDVPGVETASVNFATKSAQLAFDGPVSALTKALDAAGYPAETSRVDLSIEGMNCASCVAKIERALTASPGVIEAQVNLATQTAAVTYAAGATTPEALAQVVTGTGYPARLQGASKPENREDAEIQRLTRTTILAAVLALPVFVLEMGGHMIPAFHHWVHATIGAQNSQLIQFALTSALLLGPGRVFYRKGIPSLLWGTPDMNALVALGTGAAYLYSVVATFAPGALPQGTANVYFEAAAVIVVLILLGRLMEARAKGKTGAAIRKLAGHQPKSARIEVDGRMEDRAIAEIAVGDILHIRPGERVPVDAEVLEGTSYVDESMITGEPIPVGKSAGATVVGGTVNGTGALRVRATRVGGDTVLAQVIRMVQQAQGAKLPIQGLVDRITYRFVPAVILVAMITVAAWLIFGPRPALPLALVAGVSVLIIACPCAMGLATPTSIMVGTGRAAELGVLFRKGDALQQLQQARVIALDKTGTLTLGRPELVSVLTANGFDRDEVVRLAAALEARSEHPIASAITRAGPATLPEATDVLSITGLGMQGLVEGRNVLIGSHRLMQQRGIDLGPLASEAEARAAEGATPLFVALDGQAAATLSVSDPVKPGTEEALERLHQMGLTVAMVTGDNARTAQALADRLGIDHVTAEVLPDGKVDAVTALRDQFGTLAFVGDGINDAPALATADIGIAIGTGTDVAIETADVVLMSGDLRGVANATEISRRTMRNIRQNLGWAFGYNVLLIPVAAGALYPFGGHLLSPALAAGAMALSSVFVVSNALRLRRVRASVPETPIPPAKEVHA
- the cueR gene encoding Cu(I)-responsive transcriptional regulator, with amino-acid sequence MNIGDVSARTGLPAKTIRYYEDINLIKPLRDDNGYRRFRDQDVHKLNFLGRARALGFTIEDCRTLLALYEDETRASADVKQVARDHLAQIEAKIADLNAMRETLSHLIDACAGDDRPDCPILRDLGGKG
- a CDS encoding NAD(P)-dependent oxidoreductase, with the translated sequence MAKVAFLGLGVMGYPMAGHLQAAGHDVTVYNRTAAKAEAWVKQHGGSMAATPKDAAEGAEFVMACVGNDDDLRMVCTGGDGAFHGMSSGAVFVDHTTVSAKVTRELYSAGQSRGIAFVDAPISGGQAGAENGVLSIMCGGDQAAYDAAEPVMQVYAKICRRIGDSGAGQMTKMCNQIAIAGLVQGLSEALHFAEKAGLDGRAVVEVISQGAAGSWQMANRYETMLDDQFEHGFAVDWMRKDLGICLDTADETGASLPVTALVDQFYKDVQKLGGGRWDTSSLIKRLRAMG
- a CDS encoding aminotransferase class III-fold pyridoxal phosphate-dependent enzyme, which produces MDDLNAFWTAALRQLWGLDARLTRLDGEYDLNFLVQATNGQDYVLKAMRAGCDADLVDLQIKALAHISSEAPGLPFPKVFPDLAGATLPEIADSEGQRRLVWLLECLPGQCYAKAAPKSEELILKLGRVLGATARALEGFEHAGLHRAGFKWDLMQAGWIADKLNAIPDPARRALLTEICEGFAAIADVLADLPKQAIHNDANDYNILVEGELGERRRISGLIDLGDMCAAPRICDLAIAGAYVVLDHPKPERALAALVKGYHAANRLRADEVDLIWPLLRMRLAVSVVNSTLMAAENPDDPYVTISQAPAWRFLENTSVNGGLMSARLRAACGLPVVDGAERIHAYLQEHRGHFADMFGQDLSDVPMGSLSVENCVWPQDPFHMPLAEAARVGEEYGEGLWLGYYNEPRLIYAEPGFRKGPWKASDRRTVHLAVDVFARAGTVLHAPMSGRVEVVENRDQHLDYGGVIILHHETPEGDPFYTLYGHLDPECCDRLKPGDPVAQGAAFARLGDASQNGGWAPHVHFQLALTTDGMRADWPGVGDPDEMELWHAVCPNPAALLNLPDDKVFYHPTDKTEILNKRRAHFGGNLSLTYDDPVMLVRGWKHHLFDEWGRPYLDAYNNVPHVGHAHPRIQAVAADQLRRMNSNTRYLHPAQVEFADKILSKLPDHLQVCFFVNSGTEANELALRLARAHTGAKGIVTPDHGYHGNTNAAVAISAYKFNKPGGIGKADWVELVEVADDYRGSFKRDDADRAQRFADLVDPAIAALRDRGQGVAGFIAETFPSVGGQIIPPKGYLPAVYEKIRAAGGVCIADEVQTGLGRLGEYYFGFEHQGAVPDIVVMGKPIGNGHPLGVLVTTTEIADSFNNGIEFFSTFGGSTLSCRIGKEVLDIVDDEGLQDNARLMGDRLMAGLRQIETDFGCVGDVRGMGLFLGVELINPDGSEGTEICSYVKNRMRDHRILIGSEGPKDNILKIRPPLTIEAEDVDMILWALRDVLSEVGDFTPALVCDHDHHHAGCGCC